The Polyangiaceae bacterium genome includes a window with the following:
- a CDS encoding Crp/Fnr family transcriptional regulator has product MRRPAGAILIQQDEKPRAVLYVRRGQVAIGSASESGAESSFAVRGPDTLLGLEVLIDERAPYQVTALTDVVFCALEPSAFLGWVGQLDSPMGAVLELAVAEAGRRVQERHGLQGTAVRRVARFLLKQVESGTLSTPQNVVATVLGMRPETLSRALAKLRTAGALAPGRTVRVTDSSVLDKFANE; this is encoded by the coding sequence CCGGCTGGCGCGATCCTGATTCAACAGGACGAGAAGCCGCGCGCAGTGCTCTACGTTCGTCGCGGTCAAGTCGCCATTGGTTCCGCCAGCGAGTCGGGTGCCGAGTCGTCCTTTGCCGTTCGCGGTCCGGACACGCTTCTCGGCTTGGAGGTGCTGATCGACGAACGCGCGCCGTACCAGGTCACGGCGCTCACCGACGTCGTGTTCTGTGCCCTCGAGCCCAGCGCGTTCCTGGGTTGGGTCGGACAGTTGGATTCGCCCATGGGTGCGGTGCTCGAGCTGGCCGTCGCCGAGGCAGGCCGGAGGGTGCAAGAGCGCCACGGTCTGCAGGGCACCGCCGTGCGTCGCGTGGCCCGCTTCCTGCTGAAGCAGGTCGAGTCCGGCACCCTGAGCACGCCACAAAACGTGGTGGCTACGGTGCTCGGCATGCGTCCGGAAACGCTCTCCCGTGCTCTCGCCAAGCTCCGCACAGCCGGCGCCCTCGCACCCGGCCGCACCGTCCGCGTCACGGACTCCTCGGTCCTCGACAAATTCGCCAACGAATAA
- a CDS encoding AAA family ATPase, which translates to MKRPPYLSRLRVVTERLPSESSFPFSLPFVGQLDLTFTAPVTFFVGENGSGKSTLLEAIAALNRLPVSGGARSDLGARHGPDTDSALSFALRPAFTRRAPDGYFLRSEFHAHFASLLDQRSDDPWFRMTGDPYEHYGGGSLHRRSHGEAFLSVVLNRFQRGIFLLDEPESALSPQRQLSLLLQMRTLARAGTAQFVIATHSPILLTYPGAQIVSFDQPSLPTVSLHETSHYQLTRQVLQDPEGFWRHLLVGGIQ; encoded by the coding sequence ATGAAGCGTCCGCCCTACCTCAGCCGGCTCAGGGTCGTAACAGAGCGCCTCCCGTCGGAGAGCTCGTTCCCGTTCTCACTCCCGTTCGTCGGGCAGCTGGATCTGACCTTCACGGCTCCCGTTACCTTCTTCGTTGGTGAGAACGGTTCAGGCAAGTCGACGCTGCTGGAGGCCATCGCTGCCCTCAATCGACTTCCCGTGTCAGGGGGCGCGCGCAGCGACCTCGGCGCGCGTCACGGTCCGGATACCGACAGCGCGCTCTCTTTCGCGCTGCGTCCTGCCTTCACGCGGCGCGCACCGGATGGCTACTTCTTGCGGTCGGAGTTTCATGCCCACTTTGCCTCTTTGCTGGACCAGCGTTCGGATGACCCTTGGTTCCGGATGACGGGCGATCCGTACGAGCACTACGGTGGCGGGTCCCTACACCGTCGATCTCACGGCGAAGCGTTCCTCTCGGTCGTTCTGAACCGGTTCCAGCGCGGGATCTTCTTGTTGGACGAACCGGAGTCGGCACTCTCGCCGCAACGTCAACTCTCGCTGCTGCTGCAAATGCGAACCCTGGCTCGGGCCGGCACAGCTCAGTTCGTGATTGCGACGCATTCCCCGATTCTCCTGACGTATCCCGGTGCACAGATCGTCTCGTTCGATCAACCATCGTTGCCGACGGTCTCGCTCCACGAAACGTCCCACTATCAGCTCACGCGACAGGTCCTTCAGGACCCAGAAGGATTCTGGCGCCACCTGCTCGTTGGCGGTATCCAGTGA
- a CDS encoding DUF4386 domain-containing protein, giving the protein MTTPTALPQRHARIAGAAYLLVILIGVLNGFLVDARLVVADDATTTQNILAHPDLFRVGIAATLVLYVLVLVLVLAWALYEILKVVEPRLARLALLFRVAEAVVGVSTILTSIFVADMLGRRGRVSTLGSDQLSALVGAVLEARTTGMDLVLVLIGVGGTAFCVLLFMSRLVPRALAGWGVVTYVSMLVLGFLSLVWSAHPKALDVIFYGPGALFEASIGAWLLVKGVNEERWNALSASCAAAGQA; this is encoded by the coding sequence ATGACGACGCCCACCGCGCTTCCGCAGCGGCACGCTCGCATTGCGGGGGCTGCATATTTGCTCGTCATTCTCATCGGCGTTCTCAATGGCTTCCTGGTCGACGCACGTCTGGTCGTTGCTGACGATGCGACCACGACGCAGAACATCCTCGCTCACCCAGACCTGTTTCGCGTCGGCATTGCGGCGACGCTGGTGCTCTACGTGTTGGTGTTGGTGTTGGTGTTGGCGTGGGCGCTCTACGAGATCCTGAAGGTCGTGGAACCCCGCCTCGCTCGCCTGGCGCTGTTGTTTCGCGTGGCGGAAGCTGTGGTGGGCGTATCGACCATCCTCACGAGCATTTTCGTGGCCGACATGCTCGGTAGAAGAGGCCGCGTCTCGACTCTCGGCTCAGACCAGCTCTCCGCCCTGGTGGGCGCAGTGCTGGAGGCGAGGACCACTGGCATGGACCTCGTGTTGGTGCTCATCGGTGTCGGTGGGACGGCCTTCTGTGTTCTGCTGTTCATGTCGAGGTTGGTGCCGCGAGCGCTGGCGGGCTGGGGCGTGGTCACGTACGTCTCCATGTTGGTGCTGGGATTTCTGAGCCTTGTATGGTCCGCCCACCCCAAGGCGCTGGACGTCATCTTCTATGGGCCCGGAGCGCTCTTCGAGGCTTCCATCGGTGCATGGCTGCTGGTCAAGGGCGTCAACGAAGAACGATGGAACGCACTCTCGGCGTCTTGCGCAGCCGCGGGACAAGCTTGA
- a CDS encoding YeeE/YedE family protein, which yields MHTLILNDVQPYHWAVGGVGVGLVTLLLIWLTNRRLGISTGFESVCSLVIKAPYFRRPELTRSNAWRLPLLLGLLLGGVLSAVLGGGWKPTWELGMFDTVIGGGPAFKIAWMFGGGLLVGFGTRLAGGCTSGHGIFGLSNFEKSGLVSTLSFMAAGILTTTLIYRVILGQ from the coding sequence ATGCACACCCTCATCTTGAACGACGTCCAGCCCTATCACTGGGCGGTGGGCGGCGTCGGGGTCGGCCTCGTCACCTTGCTTCTCATCTGGCTCACCAACCGACGCTTGGGCATCTCCACCGGCTTCGAGAGCGTCTGCTCCCTGGTGATCAAGGCGCCTTACTTCCGTCGTCCGGAGCTCACGCGCTCCAACGCGTGGCGGTTGCCGTTGCTGCTCGGATTGCTGCTCGGGGGCGTGCTGTCCGCCGTGCTCGGTGGCGGTTGGAAGCCGACCTGGGAGCTGGGCATGTTCGACACCGTCATCGGTGGCGGGCCCGCGTTCAAGATCGCGTGGATGTTCGGCGGTGGCCTGTTGGTCGGCTTCGGTACGCGCTTGGCGGGCGGCTGCACCAGCGGTCACGGCATCTTTGGTCTTTCGAACTTCGAAAAATCCGGTCTCGTCTCCACCCTCAGCTTCATGGCGGCGGGCATCCTCACCACCACGCTGATCTATCGCGTGATCTTGGGGCAGTGA
- a CDS encoding YeeE/YedE family protein: MWIVYLVFGTVFGWTLSRSGAADYDFIQKMFLFQDFQLYGIMGVAVVVTAPGIWLLKRRGKTLSGQAVDLGEKPSHRGNIVGGILFGVGWSITGMCPGPILVNIGEGKLYALAAFAGTLAGAALFGSFYPAFARRLRLPELARGTGDG, translated from the coding sequence ATGTGGATCGTGTACCTCGTGTTCGGCACCGTCTTCGGTTGGACCCTCAGCCGCAGCGGTGCCGCGGACTACGACTTCATCCAGAAGATGTTCCTGTTCCAGGACTTCCAGCTGTACGGAATCATGGGTGTGGCGGTGGTGGTCACGGCGCCTGGGATCTGGCTGCTCAAGCGCCGGGGCAAGACGCTCTCCGGCCAAGCCGTGGACCTCGGTGAAAAGCCGTCGCACCGCGGCAACATCGTGGGCGGCATCTTGTTTGGCGTGGGCTGGTCCATCACCGGCATGTGTCCGGGGCCCATCTTGGTGAACATCGGCGAGGGCAAGCTGTACGCGTTGGCGGCCTTCGCCGGCACCCTCGCGGGCGCCGCGCTGTTCGGCTCCTTCTACCCGGCGTTCGCGCGGCGCTTGCGTTTGCCGGAGCTCGCGCGGGGAACGGGCGACGGCTGA
- a CDS encoding DUF99 family protein → MGVDDAPFARDHRGDVAIVGTVCSRTRLDGVLTGRVRRDGKNAATRIADMLVGSPFDEHVQAVVLQGIAVGGFNVVDVHALHARVGRPVLVVARRKPNLAAMRRALLERVPGGREKWRLLERAGEMEPLSGVYVQRVGLTLRQAEALLASTTLHGNLPEPLRLAHIIAGGLATGVGRGGA, encoded by the coding sequence ATGGGCGTGGACGACGCGCCGTTCGCGCGCGATCACCGCGGCGACGTCGCCATCGTCGGCACCGTGTGCAGCCGCACCCGGCTGGATGGCGTGCTCACCGGCCGCGTGCGGCGCGACGGCAAGAACGCCGCGACGCGCATCGCGGACATGCTCGTCGGGTCGCCCTTCGACGAGCACGTCCAGGCCGTCGTCTTGCAGGGCATCGCCGTGGGCGGCTTCAACGTGGTCGACGTCCACGCCCTGCACGCGCGCGTTGGCCGCCCCGTGCTGGTCGTCGCGCGCCGCAAGCCGAACCTCGCGGCCATGCGCCGCGCCTTGCTCGAGCGCGTGCCGGGGGGGCGCGAAAAGTGGCGGCTGCTCGAGAGGGCGGGGGAAATGGAGCCGCTCAGCGGCGTGTACGTCCAGCGCGTGGGTCTCACCCTGCGCCAGGCCGAGGCACTGCTCGCGAGCACCACGCTGCACGGCAATCTGCCGGAGCCGCTGCGCTTGGCGCACATCATTGCGGGCGGTCTCGCCACCGGCGTTGGCCGCGGAGGGGCGTAG
- a CDS encoding protein kinase has protein sequence MSEGEAYGRYRLLGRIGRGASGEVFKAKSFGVEGFEKTLVVKRLLPELAHNARFVEAFVAHTREAVRLSHANVAQVFDLGRVDDSYFTAGEFVAGLDLGRVLTTMAERREAVSVELALFLGAELCKALDHAHRRQSVVHGDVGPSNVLLSWDGEVKLADFCVALPLYQLAQSDQRELPRIAEKLGRASPELCAGRALSPKSDLFSLGALLYQLLAGRAPFAEASAEQTLVRGASGQFEPLHRSRPDLPLELVGVIHHCLELDPDDRPESAARLHEELLALSYTASGRFGSSELGELLERCQEAPAAPVPEATLATALDSASGLYRIPIQSEVPPAEEEPAPALKQLGELGSARDVSCLVLTLSGDAAALRERAREIVTRYGGREAKAAEGEVAAVFGLMPVDSRDTENAVRCGLVLTRALGPLADLGVGVETGRLKAGDDASQAELVQAARTLARTSPQRVTISATAARNVRRAFALEPLGKGGRDGWRVGDVRPASVAGRFVGRSAELRKMAELLSLTSRKKLQVVGVVGPHGVGKTRLVTETERRLGRGTFNIGVYMAACPPRGRELPESAIAAMLRTLCGVRDGDPPELIVAMEPRLRALGLRDEEVGAVLSSLGVARGVEADTSLRSAVTRAMASLAEDRLHVFVWDDAHEMDAESAAIVRSAAERLAGSRVLIALCGRNLDEQGFRDLPSYSEVSVGDLEPAEVERLIAERLGVVEVPAALTAFVQERAGGHPMFVEELLLEAQESGAVVVKAGRVAGLSLEGAIAVPRPLRALLGDRVRRLPDAERGLLVAAAVLGAPADLSVLSTMLASPIGQVNQLADSLAARQLVVREGPVALAFTSPLLPEVVLSDLEPDVRMDLHLQAANAYQVALGVRTEEQSALIGHHLAEAGERDRAAGFFATSGLFHLEARRLDIAALHLARALDLADLAGRDGTQLSEWVAALSNAVRHVRAGAELPPLIQRISGWLVLAKGIDARLRGQMTIDLALSLAALHRYKEARRLLQRAADSAAHWPELSRSALTAEAEIATRQGEFKLAVQALTRARELGPGDAADEHRILVATAQAEAGAGQLDAALDALNRAQRLAGADDPVLRGERAKMRALISGFRGEWADCALASEHAAEEMRACGLIHEAAVNLHNQGDALMRVGDLPRAYAVLQSSLAVAEEIGSERMVNLNGMMLAYLDALKGSDEARQTLVQRIAKAEMQRWTWDVLTGRYLLGKLYLERGDARAARRELGLARTMAVSTDNRLLIADCDSELAKLPPG, from the coding sequence ATGAGCGAAGGCGAGGCCTACGGTAGGTACCGGCTCCTCGGGCGCATCGGTCGCGGCGCCAGCGGTGAGGTATTCAAAGCCAAGAGCTTCGGCGTCGAGGGTTTCGAGAAGACCCTCGTCGTCAAGCGATTGCTGCCGGAGCTGGCCCACAACGCGCGCTTCGTAGAAGCGTTCGTCGCACACACCCGCGAGGCCGTGCGCCTGAGCCACGCCAACGTGGCGCAAGTGTTCGACCTGGGGCGCGTGGACGACAGCTATTTCACTGCCGGCGAGTTCGTCGCCGGCTTGGATCTGGGTCGTGTGCTCACCACCATGGCGGAGCGCCGCGAAGCGGTCAGCGTGGAGCTCGCGTTGTTTTTGGGAGCGGAGCTGTGCAAGGCGCTGGACCACGCGCACCGGCGCCAGAGTGTGGTGCACGGAGACGTGGGTCCTTCCAACGTGCTCTTGAGCTGGGACGGCGAGGTGAAGCTCGCGGATTTCTGCGTGGCGCTCCCGCTCTACCAACTGGCGCAGAGCGACCAGCGTGAGCTTCCCCGCATTGCAGAGAAGCTCGGACGAGCGAGCCCGGAGCTGTGCGCGGGACGCGCGCTGAGCCCCAAGAGCGACCTGTTTTCCTTGGGCGCGCTCTTGTACCAGCTGCTCGCGGGCCGAGCCCCGTTCGCCGAAGCCAGCGCCGAGCAAACGCTGGTCCGGGGTGCCAGCGGTCAGTTCGAGCCGCTGCATCGCTCGCGGCCGGATCTGCCGCTGGAGCTCGTCGGCGTGATCCACCATTGTCTGGAGCTGGATCCCGACGATCGACCGGAGAGCGCGGCGCGGCTGCACGAAGAGCTCTTGGCGTTGTCCTACACGGCGAGCGGACGCTTTGGCTCGAGCGAGCTCGGGGAGCTGCTCGAGCGCTGCCAAGAAGCCCCCGCGGCGCCGGTCCCCGAGGCGACCCTGGCCACGGCCCTCGACAGCGCGTCGGGGCTGTACCGCATTCCCATCCAGAGCGAGGTGCCGCCCGCGGAAGAAGAGCCGGCGCCGGCGCTCAAGCAACTCGGGGAGCTCGGCAGCGCGCGCGACGTGTCCTGCTTGGTGCTCACGCTCTCCGGCGACGCAGCCGCGCTACGCGAACGCGCTCGCGAGATCGTGACGCGCTACGGTGGCCGCGAGGCCAAGGCCGCAGAGGGCGAAGTCGCGGCAGTGTTCGGCCTGATGCCGGTGGACAGCCGCGACACGGAGAACGCCGTGCGCTGCGGCCTGGTGCTCACTCGCGCCCTCGGACCGCTGGCGGATCTGGGCGTGGGCGTGGAGACGGGGCGCCTCAAGGCGGGAGACGACGCTTCCCAGGCCGAGTTGGTGCAAGCCGCGCGCACCCTGGCGCGCACGTCACCACAGCGGGTGACGATCTCCGCCACCGCCGCGCGCAACGTGCGCCGCGCCTTCGCCCTGGAACCGCTGGGCAAGGGCGGACGCGACGGCTGGCGCGTGGGCGACGTGCGACCGGCCAGCGTCGCGGGGCGCTTCGTGGGGCGCAGCGCGGAGCTGCGCAAGATGGCGGAGCTCCTGTCGCTGACCTCGCGCAAGAAGCTGCAGGTGGTGGGCGTCGTGGGCCCCCACGGCGTGGGCAAGACGCGCCTCGTCACCGAGACCGAACGACGGCTGGGCCGCGGGACGTTCAACATCGGTGTGTACATGGCCGCCTGCCCGCCCCGCGGGCGGGAGCTGCCGGAGAGCGCCATCGCGGCGATGCTCCGCACCCTGTGCGGCGTGCGGGATGGCGATCCGCCGGAGCTGATCGTGGCCATGGAGCCGCGGCTGCGCGCCCTCGGCCTGCGCGACGAAGAGGTCGGCGCGGTGCTGTCGTCTTTGGGGGTCGCCCGCGGCGTAGAAGCCGACACCTCTCTGAGGAGCGCCGTCACCCGCGCCATGGCGAGCCTCGCGGAAGATCGCCTGCACGTCTTCGTGTGGGACGACGCCCACGAGATGGACGCCGAGAGCGCTGCCATCGTCCGCAGCGCCGCCGAGCGCCTCGCGGGCTCCCGGGTCCTCATCGCGCTGTGTGGGCGCAACCTGGACGAACAGGGCTTCCGGGATCTCCCGAGCTACAGCGAGGTGAGCGTCGGTGATCTGGAACCGGCGGAGGTGGAGCGCTTGATTGCCGAGCGTCTCGGCGTGGTGGAAGTGCCCGCGGCCCTCACCGCGTTCGTGCAGGAGCGCGCCGGTGGCCACCCGATGTTCGTGGAGGAGCTGCTGCTCGAGGCGCAGGAGTCAGGCGCCGTGGTGGTCAAGGCAGGCCGCGTCGCGGGCCTCTCGCTGGAGGGCGCCATCGCGGTGCCGCGCCCGCTGCGCGCGTTGCTCGGGGATCGCGTGCGACGGCTGCCGGACGCCGAGCGCGGCCTGCTGGTCGCGGCGGCGGTGCTGGGCGCCCCGGCGGATCTCTCGGTGCTGTCCACCATGCTCGCTTCCCCCATCGGCCAGGTGAACCAGCTGGCGGATTCCCTGGCGGCGCGCCAGCTGGTGGTGCGCGAGGGGCCCGTCGCCCTCGCTTTCACGTCGCCGCTCTTGCCGGAGGTGGTGCTCAGCGATCTTGAGCCGGACGTGCGCATGGACCTGCACCTGCAGGCCGCCAACGCGTATCAGGTCGCCCTCGGCGTGCGTACGGAGGAGCAGTCCGCGCTCATCGGGCACCATTTGGCGGAGGCCGGCGAGCGCGATCGCGCTGCAGGGTTCTTCGCTACCAGTGGGTTGTTCCATCTGGAAGCGCGCCGGCTGGACATCGCCGCGCTGCACCTGGCCCGCGCCCTGGATCTGGCGGACCTCGCCGGGCGGGACGGAACGCAGCTGTCGGAGTGGGTCGCCGCGCTGTCCAACGCCGTGCGCCACGTGCGCGCCGGCGCCGAGCTGCCGCCGCTGATCCAGCGCATCAGCGGCTGGCTGGTGCTGGCAAAGGGCATCGACGCGCGGCTTCGGGGGCAGATGACGATCGACCTCGCGTTGTCTTTGGCCGCGCTGCATCGCTACAAGGAGGCGCGCCGGCTCTTGCAGCGTGCCGCGGACAGCGCGGCGCACTGGCCCGAGCTGTCGCGTTCGGCGCTCACCGCGGAAGCCGAGATCGCGACGCGGCAGGGCGAGTTCAAGCTCGCGGTGCAGGCGCTCACTCGGGCTCGAGAGCTGGGCCCCGGGGACGCCGCCGACGAGCATCGCATCTTGGTGGCCACGGCGCAGGCGGAGGCGGGAGCCGGCCAGCTCGATGCAGCGCTCGACGCGCTGAACCGCGCCCAGCGCCTCGCCGGCGCCGACGATCCGGTGCTCCGCGGCGAGCGTGCCAAGATGCGCGCGTTGATCTCCGGCTTCCGCGGCGAGTGGGCGGATTGCGCGCTCGCCAGCGAGCACGCCGCGGAAGAGATGCGCGCGTGCGGGCTGATCCACGAGGCGGCCGTGAACCTGCACAACCAGGGCGACGCGCTCATGCGCGTGGGCGACCTGCCGCGCGCCTACGCCGTGTTGCAGTCGTCCCTCGCCGTAGCGGAGGAAATCGGCTCCGAGCGCATGGTGAACCTCAACGGCATGATGCTGGCCTACCTGGACGCGCTGAAGGGCTCCGACGAAGCGCGTCAGACGCTGGTGCAGCGCATCGCCAAGGCGGAGATGCAGCGCTGGACCTGGGACGTGCTCACCGGACGCTATCTGCTAGGCAAGCTCTATCTGGAGCGCGGCGACGCGCGCGCCGCACGCCGGGAGCTCGGGCTCGCCCGCACCATGGCGGTCTCGACGGACAATCGACTGCTGATCGCCGACTGCGACAGCGAGCTCGCGAAGCTGCCTCCGGGTTGA
- the dnaK gene encoding molecular chaperone DnaK, whose protein sequence is MGKIIGIDLGTTNSCVAVLEGTTASGEPEVKVIPNTEGARTTPSIVAFSSSGERLVGQVAKRQATTNPESTVSAIKRLMGRQFKSDEVQRHVKAVAYTVIEHENGDAWAEIQGKTMSPPEISAMVLAKIKEIAESYLGEPVSEAIVTVPAYFDDAQRQATKDAGKIAGLDVKRILNEPTAASLAYGLDHTKDECIAVYDLGGGTFDISILEIAGGVFNVKATGGDTHLGGEDFDTRIVDKLADDFQKEHGTDLRRDRMALQRLKEAAEKAKHELSSSLETDINIPFIATGPSGPIHLERTMKRSELEILTRDLIDRTLESCRAVLKDAKLNAEQVDQVVLVGGMTRMPAVQKAVKELFGKDPHKGVNPDEVVAVGAAIQGAALGGAIDEMLLLDVTPLSIGVETGGGVFTKLIPRNTTVPTEKSEIFTTSVDNQPFVPIHVLQGEREMAADNRSLAHFELTGIPPAPRGVPKIQVTFRIDANGILSVEAKDLGTGRTQAINVTPTSGLNQGEIEQLVSEGDKYKEADALRREMAEIKNQSETLIYTTEQALEAYADLLEQDRVEAMQKDLEALRAALGGGADLDTIRDAYTRLENATFEIAEAMYGGEEENPG, encoded by the coding sequence ATGGGGAAGATCATCGGCATCGATCTGGGCACGACCAACTCCTGTGTGGCCGTGCTGGAGGGGACTACGGCCAGCGGTGAGCCGGAAGTGAAGGTGATCCCGAACACCGAGGGAGCACGCACCACGCCGTCGATCGTGGCCTTCTCCAGTAGCGGAGAGCGGCTCGTCGGGCAGGTCGCCAAACGCCAGGCTACGACCAACCCCGAGAGCACCGTCAGCGCCATCAAGCGATTGATGGGCCGGCAGTTCAAGAGCGACGAGGTGCAGCGCCACGTGAAGGCCGTGGCCTACACCGTGATCGAGCACGAGAACGGCGACGCTTGGGCAGAGATCCAAGGCAAGACCATGTCGCCCCCCGAGATCAGCGCCATGGTCCTGGCGAAGATCAAGGAGATCGCCGAGAGCTATCTCGGAGAGCCGGTGAGCGAGGCCATCGTCACCGTCCCTGCATATTTCGATGACGCCCAGCGGCAGGCGACCAAAGACGCTGGAAAGATCGCGGGACTGGACGTCAAACGCATCTTGAACGAGCCCACTGCGGCGTCCCTCGCGTACGGCCTGGATCACACGAAGGACGAGTGCATCGCGGTGTACGACCTCGGGGGAGGCACCTTCGACATCTCGATCCTCGAGATCGCCGGGGGCGTCTTCAACGTGAAGGCCACCGGCGGCGACACGCACCTGGGCGGCGAGGACTTCGACACGCGGATCGTCGACAAGCTCGCCGACGACTTCCAAAAGGAGCACGGCACCGATCTGCGCCGGGACCGCATGGCCCTGCAGCGCTTGAAGGAAGCCGCCGAGAAGGCCAAGCACGAGCTGTCGTCGTCGCTGGAAACGGACATCAACATCCCCTTCATCGCCACCGGCCCGAGCGGTCCGATCCACCTGGAGCGGACCATGAAGCGGAGCGAGCTCGAGATCCTGACGCGGGACCTCATCGACCGCACGCTGGAGTCCTGTCGTGCGGTGCTCAAGGACGCCAAGCTGAACGCGGAGCAGGTGGATCAGGTCGTGCTGGTGGGAGGCATGACGCGCATGCCCGCCGTGCAGAAGGCGGTCAAGGAGCTGTTCGGCAAGGATCCCCACAAGGGCGTGAACCCGGACGAGGTGGTGGCAGTCGGCGCGGCCATCCAAGGCGCCGCGCTCGGCGGCGCGATCGACGAGATGCTGCTGCTGGACGTCACGCCGCTGAGCATCGGCGTGGAGACCGGCGGCGGCGTGTTCACCAAGCTGATTCCCCGCAACACCACCGTCCCCACGGAGAAGAGCGAAATCTTCACTACCAGCGTGGACAACCAGCCCTTCGTGCCGATCCACGTGCTGCAAGGCGAGCGCGAGATGGCAGCGGACAATCGCAGCCTGGCGCACTTCGAGCTCACGGGCATTCCGCCGGCCCCCCGCGGCGTGCCCAAGATCCAGGTCACCTTCCGCATCGACGCCAACGGCATCTTGTCGGTGGAGGCCAAAGATCTCGGAACCGGCCGCACCCAGGCCATCAACGTGACCCCGACCAGCGGCTTGAATCAGGGCGAGATCGAGCAGCTGGTGAGCGAGGGTGACAAGTACAAAGAGGCCGACGCCCTGCGCCGGGAAATGGCCGAGATCAAGAATCAGTCGGAGACGCTGATCTACACCACGGAACAAGCCTTGGAGGCGTACGCGGACCTCCTGGAGCAGGACCGCGTGGAAGCGATGCAAAAAGACCTCGAAGCGCTCAGGGCCGCCCTCGGCGGAGGCGCGGATCTGGACACGATCCGTGATGCCTACACCCGGCTCGAGAACGCCACCTTCGAGATCGCAGAAGCGATGTACGGTGGCGAAGAAGAGAACCCGGGATGA